Proteins encoded by one window of Pseudomonadota bacterium:
- a CDS encoding DUF692 domain-containing protein — MANQVNPLSQSLHGAGLGLRRAILADLAETEPGEISFLEAVPENWIGLGGRLAKRFRAITERWPFVCHGLSLSLGGPDPLNEDLVRQVGAFMREHRIRCYSEHLSYCTDGGQLYDLMPIPFTDAAVDYVAGRIGRVQDILGERIAIENVSYYAAPGQEMAEIEFLNAVLAQADCDLLLDVNNVYVNSVNHGYDPVGFIDALPGHRIAYGHIAGHHEEAPDLRIDTHGNDVCDPVWDLLAHAYDRFGVFPTLLERDFNIPPFNELVNEVRMIRRVQDRMGQVVNG; from the coding sequence ATGGCAAATCAAGTAAATCCACTGAGCCAATCGTTACACGGCGCAGGCCTTGGCCTGCGCCGGGCCATCCTGGCCGACCTTGCCGAAACCGAGCCTGGGGAAATCAGTTTCCTGGAAGCGGTGCCGGAGAACTGGATCGGCCTGGGTGGGCGTTTGGCCAAACGTTTTCGGGCTATTACCGAGCGCTGGCCCTTTGTGTGTCATGGGCTGTCGTTGTCTCTGGGAGGACCCGATCCGCTCAATGAGGATCTGGTGCGGCAGGTCGGCGCGTTCATGCGTGAGCACCGGATCCGTTGCTACAGCGAACACCTGAGCTACTGCACCGATGGTGGCCAGCTCTACGATCTGATGCCGATTCCGTTCACCGATGCGGCCGTGGACTACGTCGCGGGGCGAATCGGCCGCGTCCAGGATATTCTGGGCGAGCGGATCGCGATCGAGAATGTCTCGTACTACGCCGCGCCCGGCCAGGAGATGGCCGAGATCGAGTTTCTCAACGCCGTTTTGGCACAGGCCGATTGTGACCTGCTGCTCGATGTGAACAACGTCTATGTCAATTCCGTGAACCACGGTTACGATCCGGTCGGATTCATCGATGCCTTACCCGGGCATCGGATTGCCTACGGGCATATCGCCGGGCACCACGAAGAAGCGCCGGATCTTCGCATCGATACCCATGGCAACGACGTGTGCGATCCGGTGTGGGATCTGTTGGCCCATGCCTATGATCGCTTCGGGGTGTTCCCTACCTTGTTGGAGCGGGATTTCAACATTCCGCCGTTCAATGAACTGGTGAACGAAGTGCGCATGATTCGGCGCGTTCAGGATCGTATGGGGCAGGTGGTCAATGGCTGA
- a CDS encoding DUF3379 family protein → MNCIEFRRNVLTHPAELNAECRTHRDTCPPCAAYAERVIHMDRQLHDAFAVNAPKELVADILVAQHLGERRSRWDIRWFALAASVLLAATLLFTQWPQTDAFSQQIAEHLSADPLHLVAQSTTDRAAVAQMVADMGGQLQPDRMPAPIHATGCVITGKKGLHLVLQGRHGLVTAFLLPAHPSREAPATLHLGQQEGTVLPAQRGVIVVVGEPNEPLDAIGHQLDEAIVWGI, encoded by the coding sequence ATGAACTGCATAGAATTCCGCCGAAATGTATTAACCCATCCTGCCGAGCTGAACGCCGAGTGCAGAACGCACCGCGATACGTGCCCGCCCTGCGCGGCTTACGCGGAACGGGTCATACACATGGACCGACAGCTCCATGACGCCTTCGCCGTCAACGCACCGAAAGAGCTGGTGGCCGATATCCTGGTAGCCCAGCATCTCGGCGAGCGCCGTTCGCGTTGGGATATCCGCTGGTTTGCCCTTGCAGCCTCGGTGTTGCTGGCAGCCACCCTACTGTTCACACAATGGCCCCAAACAGACGCCTTCAGCCAACAGATCGCCGAACATCTCTCAGCCGATCCGCTGCATCTGGTGGCCCAATCCACCACCGACCGGGCGGCCGTCGCGCAGATGGTCGCGGACATGGGCGGCCAACTCCAACCCGACCGTATGCCGGCGCCCATCCATGCGACCGGTTGCGTGATCACGGGGAAAAAAGGCCTGCACCTGGTGCTCCAAGGTCGACACGGTTTGGTCACCGCCTTCTTGTTGCCGGCGCACCCGAGCCGAGAGGCTCCCGCCACGCTTCACCTCGGGCAGCAGGAAGGCACTGTATTGCCCGCGCAGCGCGGCGTGATCGTGGTTGTGGGCGAGCCGAATGAACCCCTCGATGCCATCGGTCATCAGCTCGATGAGGCCATCGTCTGGGGAATCTAG
- a CDS encoding FxsA family protein, which yields MSPFARLFLLFALVPLVELYLLIQVGLRIGAVPTILLVLITASVGAAMMRHQGLQTWAQVQTATARGELPAVPLLEGLCLLVAGALLLTPGFFTDTLGFLLLVPELRRRLIRRYLHRLDAHMRAATGTGPRGRQPPRGDRGGRIIEGEFEHRDRD from the coding sequence ATGAGCCCCTTCGCCCGTTTGTTTCTGCTGTTCGCGCTGGTGCCGTTGGTCGAACTCTACCTGCTCATCCAGGTGGGGCTGAGAATCGGTGCCGTGCCCACCATCTTGTTGGTGTTGATCACCGCCTCGGTGGGTGCGGCCATGATGCGGCACCAAGGGCTGCAGACCTGGGCCCAAGTTCAAACGGCGACGGCCCGCGGCGAATTACCTGCGGTGCCGCTGCTGGAAGGCCTGTGCCTGCTCGTCGCCGGCGCCTTATTGCTGACTCCGGGCTTTTTCACCGACACGCTAGGTTTCCTGTTACTGGTCCCGGAACTCCGGCGGCGCTTGATCCGGCGCTATCTGCATCGGCTCGACGCCCATATGCGCGCTGCTACCGGAACCGGCCCCAGGGGCCGACAACCGCCGCGGGGTGATCGCGGCGGTCGGATCATCGAAGGGGAGTTCGAGCATCGCGACCGCGATTGA
- a CDS encoding sigma-70 family RNA polymerase sigma factor, with the protein MKSLQPRRESKSTVERSGKDMNDKQRGFELIVKAYSDDMYRFAYWLCGDQHQAHDLVQETFLRAWRSIDKLRDAKAVKAWLFTTLRRENARLYERKRFDTTDIDEMELADGFTPEPMEAANLAQIRGHLLDLPPDYREPLVLQVLFGHSVAEIAELLELSDSAVMTRLFRARQKLMARLEDQNSRTAREVSP; encoded by the coding sequence ATGAAATCCTTACAGCCACGACGTGAAAGCAAATCGACGGTCGAACGGTCTGGCAAGGATATGAACGACAAACAACGCGGCTTTGAACTGATCGTTAAAGCGTACAGCGACGATATGTATCGATTCGCGTATTGGCTCTGCGGGGATCAGCATCAGGCGCACGACTTGGTGCAGGAAACGTTCCTGCGGGCGTGGCGGTCCATTGATAAGCTTCGCGACGCCAAAGCAGTCAAGGCTTGGTTATTCACCACCTTGCGGCGGGAGAACGCCCGCTTGTACGAACGCAAGCGGTTCGACACCACCGACATCGACGAAATGGAACTGGCCGACGGTTTCACCCCGGAGCCGATGGAAGCGGCGAATCTGGCACAGATTCGCGGCCACCTCCTCGATCTGCCCCCTGACTATCGTGAACCCTTGGTGCTACAGGTCTTGTTTGGGCACTCGGTGGCGGAAATCGCCGAGCTACTGGAATTGAGTGACAGTGCCGTCATGACCCGGCTTTTTCGCGCGCGACAAAAACTCATGGCCCGCCTCGAAGATCAAAATTCCCGTACTGCCCGGGAGGTTTCGCCATGA